From Rana temporaria chromosome 7, aRanTem1.1, whole genome shotgun sequence, the proteins below share one genomic window:
- the C7H3orf18 gene encoding uncharacterized protein C3orf18 homolog yields the protein MNHTVTSPVFVGSTTPPYNGTRGAEHVGSPTVGTWLLSLGIVAVIGLAVAMVLYIRKQKRLEKLRHQLMPMYNFDPAEEQEDLEQELLEPNRDLQPQGKVLLTSLCPLQRPTRLVFTDVANSINA from the exons ATGAACCACACTGTGACGTCCCCGGTGTTTGTTGGCTCAACCACGCCCCCTTATAATGGCACCCGGGGGGCGGAGCATGTTGGATCCCCCACAGTGGGCACCTGGCTGCTCTCTCTTGGCATCGTCGCTGTGATCGGACTGGCTGTGGCGATG GTTCTGTACATCAGGAAACAAAAGAG GCTGGAGAAGCTTCGCCACCAGCTGATGCCGATGTACAACTTTGACCCGGCGGAGGAGCAGGAAGACCTGGAACAGGAGCTGCTGGAGCCGAACCGAGACCTCCAACCCCAGGGAAAG GTTCTCCTGACCAGCCTGTGCCCGCTGCAGAGACCCACCCGACTGGTCTTCACGGACGTTGCCAACTCCATCAATGCCTGA
- the HEMK1 gene encoding MTRF1L release factor glutamine methyltransferase isoform X3, with translation MCSDPLRCQVMNVTSPLHRLLARAARLSCRRIGSAGATAEDLARHWRNVFQDGGVPEAKESSEILIAHALGAKTFRGLARRLARSPVSEDQMKRVEKMAQERLKRVPIQYIIGEWDFLDLTLEMRPPVFIPRPETEELVGLVLADCPGARESPEPRILEVGCGSGAVSLALLRNLPRARVLAVDKTEAAVNLTADNAERLNLQHRIQILQHDILSDPAEHLLALGPVDILVSNPPYIFTEDLSGLDPEILRYEDRAALDGGSDGMEVIKAILRLAPLLLNPGGPRFIHLRRRDGTSSS, from the exons ATGTGTAGTGACCCCCTTCGGTGCCAG GTCATGAATGTCACCTCTCCCCTGCACCGCCTCCTCGCCAGAGCGGCCCGCCTATCGTGTCGGAGGATCGGCTCGGCCGGGGCAACCGCTGAGGACTTGGCGCGGCATTGGCGGAATGTTTTCCAAGATGGCGGCGTCCCGGAGGCGAAGGAATCCAGCGAGATTCTAATAGCGCATGCACTTGGAGCGAAGACG TTTCGGGGTCTGGCCCGGCGCCTGGCTCGTTCCCCGGTCTCTGAAGATCAAATGAAGCGCGTAGAGAAGATGGCGCAGGAGCGGCTGAAGAG GGTCCCTATTCAGTACATTATTGGAGAGTGGGACTTCCTGGATCTGACGCTGGAGATGAGGCCGCCCGTTTTTATCCCGCGTCCTGAGACCGAG GAACTGGTGGGACTGGTTCTGGCGGATTGTCCGGGGGCGAGGGAGTCGCCTGAGCCCAGAATCCTGGAGGTGGGCTGCGGTTCTGGCGCCGTGTCCTTGGCTTTGCTGCGGAACCTTCCCCGG GCTCGTGTCCTGGCCGTAGATAAAACCGAGGCGGCGGTGAATCTCACCGCAGATAACGCCGAGAG ACTCAATCTGCAACACCGAATCCAGATTCTTCAGCATGACATATTGTCAG ACCCCGCAGAGCACCTCCTCGCCCTGGGCCCTGTGGACATTTTGGTCAGTAACCCTCCCTACATCTTCACAGAGGACCTGTCTGGTTTGGACCCGGAGATCTTGAG GTATGAGGACCGCGCAGCATTAGACGGGGGCTCTGATGGAATGGAAGTAATAAAGGCAATTCTAcgtcttgcacctctcctgctgaACCCCGGAGG GCCGAGGTTTATTCACCTGCGGAGGAGAGATGGGACCTCGTCTTCCTGA
- the HEMK1 gene encoding MTRF1L release factor glutamine methyltransferase isoform X1, which produces MCSDPLRCQVMNVTSPLHRLLARAARLSCRRIGSAGATAEDLARHWRNVFQDGGVPEAKESSEILIAHALGAKTFRGLARRLARSPVSEDQMKRVEKMAQERLKRVPIQYIIGEWDFLDLTLEMRPPVFIPRPETEELVGLVLADCPGARESPEPRILEVGCGSGAVSLALLRNLPRARVLAVDKTEAAVNLTADNAERLNLQHRIQILQHDILSDPAEHLLALGPVDILVSNPPYIFTEDLSGLDPEILRYEDRAALDGGSDGMEVIKAILRLAPLLLNPGGSVFLEGDPRHPDMVQEWLQDHPELRLQLLSVVKDFCSKPRFIHLRRRDGTSSS; this is translated from the exons ATGTGTAGTGACCCCCTTCGGTGCCAG GTCATGAATGTCACCTCTCCCCTGCACCGCCTCCTCGCCAGAGCGGCCCGCCTATCGTGTCGGAGGATCGGCTCGGCCGGGGCAACCGCTGAGGACTTGGCGCGGCATTGGCGGAATGTTTTCCAAGATGGCGGCGTCCCGGAGGCGAAGGAATCCAGCGAGATTCTAATAGCGCATGCACTTGGAGCGAAGACG TTTCGGGGTCTGGCCCGGCGCCTGGCTCGTTCCCCGGTCTCTGAAGATCAAATGAAGCGCGTAGAGAAGATGGCGCAGGAGCGGCTGAAGAG GGTCCCTATTCAGTACATTATTGGAGAGTGGGACTTCCTGGATCTGACGCTGGAGATGAGGCCGCCCGTTTTTATCCCGCGTCCTGAGACCGAG GAACTGGTGGGACTGGTTCTGGCGGATTGTCCGGGGGCGAGGGAGTCGCCTGAGCCCAGAATCCTGGAGGTGGGCTGCGGTTCTGGCGCCGTGTCCTTGGCTTTGCTGCGGAACCTTCCCCGG GCTCGTGTCCTGGCCGTAGATAAAACCGAGGCGGCGGTGAATCTCACCGCAGATAACGCCGAGAG ACTCAATCTGCAACACCGAATCCAGATTCTTCAGCATGACATATTGTCAG ACCCCGCAGAGCACCTCCTCGCCCTGGGCCCTGTGGACATTTTGGTCAGTAACCCTCCCTACATCTTCACAGAGGACCTGTCTGGTTTGGACCCGGAGATCTTGAG GTATGAGGACCGCGCAGCATTAGACGGGGGCTCTGATGGAATGGAAGTAATAAAGGCAATTCTAcgtcttgcacctctcctgctgaACCCCGGAGG GTCCGTCTTCCTAGAGGGAGACCCCCGACATCCGGACATGGTGCAGGAGTGGCTGCAGGACCATCCCGAGCTTCGGCTCCAACTTCTCAGTGTGGTGAAAGACTTCTGCAGCAA GCCGAGGTTTATTCACCTGCGGAGGAGAGATGGGACCTCGTCTTCCTGA
- the HEMK1 gene encoding MTRF1L release factor glutamine methyltransferase isoform X2 produces MSLVMNVTSPLHRLLARAARLSCRRIGSAGATAEDLARHWRNVFQDGGVPEAKESSEILIAHALGAKTFRGLARRLARSPVSEDQMKRVEKMAQERLKRVPIQYIIGEWDFLDLTLEMRPPVFIPRPETEELVGLVLADCPGARESPEPRILEVGCGSGAVSLALLRNLPRARVLAVDKTEAAVNLTADNAERLNLQHRIQILQHDILSDPAEHLLALGPVDILVSNPPYIFTEDLSGLDPEILRYEDRAALDGGSDGMEVIKAILRLAPLLLNPGGSVFLEGDPRHPDMVQEWLQDHPELRLQLLSVVKDFCSKPRFIHLRRRDGTSSS; encoded by the exons ATGTCATTG GTCATGAATGTCACCTCTCCCCTGCACCGCCTCCTCGCCAGAGCGGCCCGCCTATCGTGTCGGAGGATCGGCTCGGCCGGGGCAACCGCTGAGGACTTGGCGCGGCATTGGCGGAATGTTTTCCAAGATGGCGGCGTCCCGGAGGCGAAGGAATCCAGCGAGATTCTAATAGCGCATGCACTTGGAGCGAAGACG TTTCGGGGTCTGGCCCGGCGCCTGGCTCGTTCCCCGGTCTCTGAAGATCAAATGAAGCGCGTAGAGAAGATGGCGCAGGAGCGGCTGAAGAG GGTCCCTATTCAGTACATTATTGGAGAGTGGGACTTCCTGGATCTGACGCTGGAGATGAGGCCGCCCGTTTTTATCCCGCGTCCTGAGACCGAG GAACTGGTGGGACTGGTTCTGGCGGATTGTCCGGGGGCGAGGGAGTCGCCTGAGCCCAGAATCCTGGAGGTGGGCTGCGGTTCTGGCGCCGTGTCCTTGGCTTTGCTGCGGAACCTTCCCCGG GCTCGTGTCCTGGCCGTAGATAAAACCGAGGCGGCGGTGAATCTCACCGCAGATAACGCCGAGAG ACTCAATCTGCAACACCGAATCCAGATTCTTCAGCATGACATATTGTCAG ACCCCGCAGAGCACCTCCTCGCCCTGGGCCCTGTGGACATTTTGGTCAGTAACCCTCCCTACATCTTCACAGAGGACCTGTCTGGTTTGGACCCGGAGATCTTGAG GTATGAGGACCGCGCAGCATTAGACGGGGGCTCTGATGGAATGGAAGTAATAAAGGCAATTCTAcgtcttgcacctctcctgctgaACCCCGGAGG GTCCGTCTTCCTAGAGGGAGACCCCCGACATCCGGACATGGTGCAGGAGTGGCTGCAGGACCATCCCGAGCTTCGGCTCCAACTTCTCAGTGTGGTGAAAGACTTCTGCAGCAA GCCGAGGTTTATTCACCTGCGGAGGAGAGATGGGACCTCGTCTTCCTGA